One genomic segment of Streptomyces liangshanensis includes these proteins:
- a CDS encoding GGDEF domain-containing protein produces the protein MGVDGRLRAVVSLAQAMASAQAPRDSWRAAAQGACEALGGSFGALSVWERDLGRLRVLVNAGERVAGEEEFPEDEAYPVHRFPEIAEFLHERWAGGGGPNAWVEIAEGAAAGSPGYSHQRVAALRRRGRGCCVVAPIILHGRAWGELYVARRTGEPLFGRDDADFATVIASVVASGIAQTERLEEVRRLAFTDPLTGLANRRAVDMRLDEAVGRYRADGSVTSLVVCDLNGLKKVNDTHGHAVGDRLLERFASVLSLCAAKLPGAVAARLGGDEFCLLAVGPSADEVVAVAGELCVRAAELELGEGVACGVASTGDAIGEVRSARRLFRLADAAQYRAKAARAGGPVVAGRDDAVLRLADAPPPTPSRRRFRDAP, from the coding sequence ATGGGAGTGGATGGGCGACTGCGAGCGGTGGTGTCGCTGGCGCAGGCCATGGCGTCGGCCCAGGCACCGCGCGATTCCTGGCGGGCCGCCGCGCAGGGGGCGTGCGAGGCGCTCGGCGGGAGCTTCGGCGCGCTGTCCGTGTGGGAACGGGACCTCGGGCGGCTCAGGGTGCTGGTCAATGCGGGGGAGCGGGTGGCGGGGGAGGAGGAGTTCCCCGAGGACGAGGCGTATCCCGTCCACCGGTTCCCGGAGATCGCGGAGTTCCTGCACGAGCGGTGGGCGGGGGGCGGGGGGCCGAACGCCTGGGTCGAGATCGCGGAGGGGGCGGCGGCCGGGTCGCCCGGCTACAGCCACCAGCGGGTGGCCGCGCTGCGGCGGCGGGGGCGGGGGTGCTGTGTGGTCGCGCCGATCATCCTGCACGGGCGGGCGTGGGGTGAGCTGTACGTGGCGCGGCGCACGGGGGAGCCGTTGTTCGGGCGGGACGACGCGGACTTCGCGACCGTGATCGCGTCCGTGGTGGCGTCGGGGATCGCCCAGACCGAGCGGCTCGAAGAGGTCCGCCGCCTCGCCTTCACGGACCCCCTGACGGGGCTCGCGAACAGGCGGGCGGTCGACATGCGGCTCGACGAGGCGGTCGGGCGCTACCGGGCGGACGGCTCCGTCACGAGCCTGGTCGTCTGCGACCTGAACGGCCTGAAGAAGGTGAACGACACGCACGGGCACGCGGTCGGTGACCGGTTGCTGGAACGGTTCGCCTCGGTCCTGTCCCTGTGCGCGGCGAAACTGCCGGGTGCGGTGGCGGCGCGGCTGGGCGGGGACGAGTTCTGCCTGCTGGCGGTGGGGCCGTCGGCGGACGAGGTGGTCGCGGTCGCGGGCGAGTTGTGCGTGCGGGCGGCGGAGCTGGAACTGGGGGAGGGGGTGGCGTGCGGGGTGGCGTCCACGGGGGACGCGATCGGGGAGGTGCGGTCCGCGCGGCGCCTGTTCCGCCTGGCGGACGCCGCCCAGTATCGGGCCAAGGCGGCGCGGGCCGGGGGGCCGGTGGTGGCGGGGCGTGACGACGCGGTCCTGCGCCTCGCGGACGCCCCACCCCCCACCCCGTCCCGCCGCCGCTTCCGCGACGCCCCCTGA
- a CDS encoding ABC transporter ATP-binding protein, which produces MYQLKGVTKVYHRGKKPVHALAGVDLTIEDGGRLVIQGPTGGGKSTLLQMLGALDRPTAGTVELDGVDLGSLPESRLTKVRAESIGFVFQSFNLIPTLTAQENVETALVPLGLKGAARRQQAAEALESVGLGERLGHVPGELSGGQQQRVAIARALVKRPKVLLADEPTGNLDESMRDEIMELLEGLWKEHGLTFIMVTHDSSIARRAPRLATIRKGKVTVTENATAA; this is translated from the coding sequence ATGTACCAGCTCAAAGGCGTCACCAAGGTCTACCACCGGGGAAAGAAGCCCGTCCACGCGCTCGCCGGCGTCGACCTGACCATCGAGGACGGCGGCAGGCTCGTCATCCAGGGCCCCACCGGAGGCGGCAAGTCCACCCTCCTTCAGATGCTCGGCGCGCTCGACCGGCCCACCGCGGGCACCGTCGAACTCGACGGCGTCGACCTGGGCAGCCTGCCCGAGTCCCGGCTCACCAAGGTGCGCGCCGAGTCCATCGGCTTCGTCTTCCAGAGCTTCAACCTGATCCCCACCCTCACCGCCCAGGAGAACGTCGAGACGGCCCTCGTCCCGCTCGGCCTCAAGGGCGCCGCCCGGCGCCAACAGGCTGCCGAGGCCCTGGAGTCCGTCGGGCTCGGCGAGCGACTCGGTCACGTACCGGGCGAGTTGTCCGGCGGCCAGCAGCAGCGGGTCGCCATCGCGCGCGCCCTGGTGAAGCGGCCGAAGGTGCTGCTCGCCGATGAACCCACGGGAAATCTGGACGAGTCGATGCGTGACGAGATCATGGAACTGCTGGAGGGCCTCTGGAAAGAGCACGGGCTGACCTTCATCATGGTCACGCACGACAGTTCCATCGCCCGTCGTGCTCCCCGGCTCGCCACCATCCGCAAGGGAAAGGTCACGGTCACCGAGAACGCGACCGCCGCCTGA
- the abc-f gene encoding ribosomal protection-like ABC-F family protein — translation MRERAQLAMKHVSKTYGDRPVLDQVSLTVRPGEKAGIIGENGSGKSTLLRLLAGAERPDDGEITVRFPGGTGHLAQTLDLAPPSGAGHRDRIVRDTDLEADRARTVQDAVDAALADLRDLERRLRAAEAALGSAGPAELAAYGDLLTAYEERDGYRAETRVDTALHALGLAHLTRDRPLDSLSGGERSRLALACVLAPAPELLLLDEPTNHLDLRATTWLEDQLRTHRGTVLAVTHDRVFLERIATTILEVDRDTGAVTRYGDGWAGYRAAKAADRRRRAQDHAEWLAEVSRTEEQVAAAGQRLAVTGKDPGQGFGKHRRSHETKLSGQVRAARERLARLRREPVPAPPEPLRFTPGLRTDSAPGAAGTELLLSLEGVTVGDRLRVDALSVGTGARLLVTGPNGAGKTTLLRVLAGELRPDSGTVRGPDRIRRGAAGAGGVGYLPQELPAVASPLPLLAAFAAGRPGPPDEHADELLGLGLFREADLRVPVAALSIGQRRRLELARLVTRPADLLILDEPTNHLALGLVEELEAALVTYAGAVVVVSHDRRFRDGFAGRRLELRAGRVAEPAPAGRGAP, via the coding sequence ATGCGCGAACGCGCCCAACTCGCGATGAAGCACGTCTCGAAGACGTACGGCGACCGGCCCGTCCTCGACCAGGTGTCGCTGACCGTACGGCCCGGCGAGAAGGCTGGGATCATCGGGGAGAACGGCTCCGGCAAGTCCACCCTGCTCCGCCTCCTCGCCGGGGCCGAGCGGCCGGACGACGGCGAGATCACCGTCCGGTTCCCGGGCGGCACCGGCCACCTCGCCCAGACCCTCGACCTGGCCCCGCCCTCCGGAGCGGGCCACCGGGACCGCATCGTCCGGGACACGGACCTGGAGGCGGACCGGGCCCGTACCGTCCAGGACGCCGTCGACGCCGCCCTCGCCGACCTGCGCGACCTCGAACGGCGGCTGCGCGCCGCCGAAGCGGCCCTCGGGTCGGCCGGACCCGCCGAACTGGCCGCGTACGGCGACCTGTTGACGGCGTACGAGGAACGCGACGGCTACCGGGCCGAGACCCGCGTCGACACCGCCCTGCACGCGCTCGGGCTCGCCCACCTCACCCGCGACCGCCCGCTGGACTCCCTGTCCGGCGGCGAGCGGTCGCGGCTGGCGCTCGCCTGCGTGCTGGCGCCCGCGCCGGAGCTGCTGCTCCTCGACGAGCCCACCAACCACCTGGACCTCCGGGCCACGACCTGGCTGGAGGACCAGCTCAGGACGCACCGGGGCACGGTCCTGGCCGTCACCCACGACCGGGTGTTCCTGGAGCGCATCGCGACCACGATCCTGGAGGTCGACCGGGACACCGGGGCGGTGACGCGGTACGGCGACGGCTGGGCCGGCTACCGCGCGGCGAAGGCCGCCGACCGCCGCCGCCGGGCCCAGGACCACGCCGAGTGGCTCGCCGAGGTGTCCCGTACGGAGGAACAGGTCGCCGCCGCCGGACAGCGCCTCGCGGTCACGGGCAAGGACCCGGGCCAGGGCTTCGGCAAGCACCGCCGCTCGCACGAGACGAAGCTGTCCGGGCAGGTGCGGGCGGCCCGGGAGCGGCTGGCGCGGCTGCGCCGGGAGCCGGTTCCCGCGCCGCCGGAACCGCTGCGGTTCACCCCGGGCCTGCGCACGGACTCCGCGCCGGGCGCGGCCGGTACGGAGCTCCTCCTCTCGCTCGAAGGGGTGACGGTCGGCGACCGGCTGCGGGTGGACGCGCTGTCCGTCGGGACGGGCGCGCGGCTGCTGGTGACCGGTCCGAACGGCGCGGGCAAGACCACGCTGCTGCGGGTGCTGGCGGGTGAACTGCGGCCGGACTCCGGGACGGTGCGCGGGCCGGACCGGATCCGCCGGGGCGCGGCCGGCGCGGGCGGCGTCGGTTACCTGCCGCAGGAGCTGCCCGCCGTCGCGTCGCCGCTGCCGCTGCTGGCCGCGTTCGCGGCGGGCCGCCCGGGGCCGCCGGACGAGCACGCGGACGAACTGCTCGGCCTCGGGCTGTTCCGCGAGGCCGATCTACGGGTCCCGGTCGCCGCGCTCTCGATCGGCCAGCGGCGGCGGCTGGAGCTGGCCCGCCTGGTGACCCGCCCCGCCGACCTGCTCATCCTGGACGAGCCGACGAACCACCTGGCGCTCGGCCTGGTGGAGGAGCTGGAGGCCGCCCTCGTGACGTACGCGGGCGCGGTGGTGGTCGTCTCGCACGACCGCCGCTTCCGCGACGGCTTCGCGGGCCGGCGCCTGGAACTGCGCGCGGGCCGCGTGGCGGAGCCCGCCCCGGCGGGGCGCGGAGCTCCCTGA
- a CDS encoding enoyl-CoA hydratase/isomerase family protein, giving the protein MGGSEQRYGDFVVVRKSGYVAELVLDRPKAMNAVSTEMARSLAAACTALGADRDVRVTVLTSTHARAFCVGADLKERASFTDADLVRQRPTTRAAYTGVLELPMPAIAAVHGFALGGGFELALACDMIVADRTAVVGLPEVSVGVIPGGGGTQLLPRRVGAARAAELIFTARRLEAAEARDLGLVDRLVDEGDDREEALALADRIAANSPVGLRAAKRALRLGQGLDLRAGLEVEDAAWRSVAFSGDRAEGVAAFNEKRTPQWPGE; this is encoded by the coding sequence ATGGGTGGGTCCGAGCAGAGGTACGGGGACTTCGTCGTCGTACGGAAGTCCGGGTACGTCGCCGAGCTGGTCCTCGACCGGCCGAAGGCCATGAACGCCGTGTCCACCGAGATGGCCCGCTCCCTGGCCGCCGCGTGCACGGCGCTCGGCGCGGACCGGGACGTACGGGTCACGGTCCTGACGTCCACCCACGCGCGCGCGTTCTGCGTCGGCGCGGACCTCAAGGAGCGCGCCTCCTTCACCGACGCCGACCTGGTACGGCAGCGGCCGACCACGCGGGCCGCGTACACCGGGGTCCTGGAGCTGCCCATGCCCGCGATCGCCGCCGTGCACGGCTTCGCCCTGGGCGGCGGCTTCGAGCTGGCGCTCGCCTGCGACATGATCGTCGCGGACCGTACGGCCGTGGTCGGGCTGCCCGAGGTGTCGGTCGGCGTCATCCCCGGCGGGGGCGGTACGCAGCTGCTGCCGCGCCGGGTCGGCGCGGCCCGCGCGGCGGAGCTGATCTTCACGGCCCGGCGTCTGGAGGCGGCGGAGGCGCGTGATCTCGGTCTCGTCGACCGGCTCGTCGACGAGGGCGACGATCGCGAGGAGGCGCTGGCCCTCGCGGACCGTATCGCCGCGAACTCGCCCGTCGGCCTGCGCGCCGCGAAGCGCGCGCTGCGGCTCGGGCAGGGCCTTGACCTGCGGGCCGGCCTGGAGGTCGAGGACGCGGCGTGGCGGTCGGTCGCGTTCTCCGGGGACCGGGCGGAGGGGGTCGCGGCCTTCAACGAGAAGCGGACGCCCCAGTGGCCCGGTGAGTGA
- a CDS encoding GNAT family N-acetyltransferase: MLITLGSPPTDAETDAWHAVVTAAHVLDLPASVPEPSRSETAGKLRLPPVSGRNKHLVSTAADGSYDGVASLVLFTEEPHLHTAFLDVLVVRPDARRGGVGAALWTAIRDELAAAGRTSVSTVLELGGAGEAFVDSLGFTNVLPLGWYVMRVRQTLDDVPEPALPPGLRFADWSGVVPDALAEGFSRAHDAMEDTPGGALEERVPRWDTRRVRAAARLIEDRGGAILTSAVIDTTAGDAVVGYTELVLRDPAGTRAVQYDTVVVPSHRGRGLGRAVKRHLLGTLHELHPGIREISTTVADSNTSMIAVNEALGYRRERPVGLFLAKL, encoded by the coding sequence ATGCTGATCACTCTGGGAAGCCCGCCCACGGACGCCGAGACGGACGCCTGGCACGCGGTGGTCACCGCCGCCCATGTCCTCGATCTCCCGGCGTCCGTCCCCGAGCCCAGCCGGTCCGAGACCGCGGGGAAGCTGCGGCTGCCCCCGGTGAGCGGACGGAACAAGCACCTCGTGTCGACGGCGGCCGACGGTTCGTACGACGGGGTCGCCTCGCTCGTCCTCTTCACCGAGGAGCCCCACCTCCACACCGCGTTCCTCGACGTCCTGGTGGTGCGGCCCGACGCCCGGCGGGGCGGTGTCGGCGCCGCGCTCTGGACGGCGATACGGGACGAACTCGCCGCCGCCGGGCGGACCTCGGTCTCCACCGTCCTCGAACTGGGCGGCGCGGGCGAGGCGTTCGTCGACAGCCTCGGCTTCACGAACGTCCTGCCGCTCGGCTGGTACGTGATGCGGGTCCGGCAGACCCTCGACGACGTCCCGGAGCCGGCGCTCCCGCCGGGGCTGCGCTTCGCCGACTGGTCGGGGGTGGTGCCCGACGCGCTGGCGGAAGGTTTCTCCCGCGCCCACGACGCGATGGAGGACACCCCGGGCGGGGCCCTGGAGGAGCGGGTGCCGCGCTGGGACACCCGCAGAGTGCGGGCCGCGGCCCGGCTCATCGAGGACCGCGGCGGGGCGATCCTCACCTCCGCCGTCATCGACACCACGGCCGGTGACGCCGTCGTCGGCTACACCGAACTGGTCCTGCGCGACCCCGCGGGCACCCGCGCCGTCCAGTACGACACGGTGGTCGTCCCCTCCCACCGGGGCCGGGGCCTCGGCCGCGCGGTGAAACGCCACCTCCTCGGGACGCTGCACGAACTGCACCCCGGCATACGGGAGATCAGCACGACCGTCGCCGACAGCAACACGTCGATGATCGCCGTGAACGAAGCCCTGGGCTACCGGCGCGAGCGGCCGGTCGGCCTCTTCCTCGCCAAGCTGTAG
- the hutH gene encoding histidine ammonia-lyase gives MDMHTVVLRPTGTTAEDVIAVARGHAKVEIGAEARSAIAEARKVVDALAAKPEPVYGVSTGFGALASRHIGPDLRAQLQRNIVRSHAAGMGPAVERDVVRALMFLRLKTLASGHTGVRPEVAQTMADVLNAGITPVVHEFGSLGCSGDLAPLSHCALTLMGEGDAEGPDGIVRPAGELLAAHGITPVELREKEGLALLNGTDGMLGMLVMALADLHRLYTSADITAALTLEALLGTAKVLAPELHAIRPHPGQGASADNMLRVLAGSGLTGHFQEDAAPRVQDAYSVRCAPQVAGAGRDTLAYARIVADRELAAAVDNPVVLRDGRVESNGNFHGAPVAYVLDFLAIAAADLGSIAERRTDRLLDKNRSHGLPPFLADDAGVDSGLMIAQYTQAALVSDMKRLAVPASVDSIPSSAMQEDHVSMGWSAARKLRTAVDNLTRIIAVELYAATRAVELRAGLTPAPASRAAIDALRAAGVEGPGPDRFLAPDLAGADAFVRDGRLIAAVEAVTGPLA, from the coding sequence ATGGATATGCACACCGTCGTCCTGCGCCCCACGGGCACCACCGCCGAAGACGTCATCGCCGTGGCCCGGGGCCACGCCAAGGTCGAGATCGGCGCGGAGGCGCGAAGCGCGATCGCCGAGGCGCGGAAGGTCGTCGACGCGCTCGCCGCCAAGCCCGAGCCCGTCTACGGCGTCTCGACCGGGTTCGGCGCCCTCGCCAGCCGGCACATCGGCCCCGACCTCCGCGCCCAGCTCCAGCGCAACATCGTGCGCAGCCACGCCGCCGGCATGGGCCCGGCCGTCGAGCGGGACGTCGTGCGCGCCCTGATGTTCCTGCGGCTCAAGACGCTGGCCTCCGGCCACACCGGCGTCCGCCCCGAGGTCGCGCAGACCATGGCGGACGTCCTGAACGCCGGGATCACCCCCGTCGTCCACGAGTTCGGCTCCCTCGGCTGCTCCGGCGACCTCGCGCCGCTCTCGCACTGCGCGCTGACCCTCATGGGCGAGGGCGACGCGGAAGGCCCCGACGGGATCGTGCGCCCCGCGGGCGAGCTGCTCGCCGCCCACGGCATCACCCCCGTCGAGCTGCGCGAGAAGGAGGGCCTCGCCCTGCTCAACGGCACCGACGGCATGCTCGGCATGCTGGTCATGGCCCTCGCCGACCTGCACCGCCTCTACACCTCCGCCGACATCACCGCCGCGCTCACCCTGGAGGCCCTCCTCGGCACCGCCAAGGTCCTCGCGCCCGAGCTGCACGCCATCCGCCCGCACCCGGGCCAGGGCGCCAGCGCCGACAACATGCTGCGGGTCCTCGCCGGGTCCGGCCTCACCGGCCACTTCCAGGAGGACGCCGCCCCGCGCGTCCAGGACGCCTACTCGGTGCGCTGCGCCCCCCAGGTCGCCGGCGCCGGCCGGGACACCCTGGCGTACGCGAGGATCGTGGCCGACCGCGAGCTGGCCGCCGCCGTCGACAACCCCGTCGTCCTGCGCGACGGCCGCGTGGAGTCCAACGGCAACTTCCACGGCGCGCCCGTCGCGTACGTACTCGACTTCCTCGCCATCGCCGCCGCCGACCTCGGTTCCATCGCCGAGCGCCGTACCGACCGGCTCCTCGACAAGAACCGCTCGCACGGCCTGCCGCCCTTCCTCGCCGACGACGCCGGGGTCGACTCGGGCCTGATGATCGCCCAGTACACCCAGGCCGCGCTGGTCAGCGACATGAAGCGGCTGGCCGTCCCGGCGTCCGTCGACTCGATCCCGTCCTCCGCGATGCAGGAGGACCACGTCTCGATGGGCTGGTCGGCGGCGCGCAAGCTCCGTACCGCCGTGGACAACCTGACGCGGATCATCGCCGTCGAGCTGTACGCGGCGACCCGCGCCGTCGAACTGCGCGCCGGCCTGACGCCCGCGCCCGCCTCGCGGGCCGCGATCGACGCCCTGCGCGCCGCCGGTGTCGAGGGACCGGGCCCCGACCGCTTCCTGGCCCCCGACCTCGCGGGCGCCGACGCGTTCGTACGGGACGGCCGCCTGATCGCCGCCGTGGAGGCCGTCACGGGCCCACTCGCCTGA
- a CDS encoding spore-associated protein A, producing the protein MRKSRRAAMAAVLTALAVGGATTALAQPATAAPAAAAAQAAYNGVCGSGYNVVNSADIGKQGTVYLTYNAKTGKNCAVTIRKTSGAPVSVFTYLGVSETGASDFDSGNYTSYAGPVYVYGKGYCVDWAGGITNQEVWTYGSNCGARVATRVTKTDGATLRSKVAEPSATVAGGTR; encoded by the coding sequence ATGCGTAAATCTCGTCGTGCTGCCATGGCCGCGGTCCTGACCGCACTCGCGGTCGGGGGAGCCACCACCGCCCTCGCGCAGCCCGCCACCGCGGCACCGGCCGCGGCGGCGGCCCAGGCCGCGTACAACGGCGTCTGTGGCTCCGGCTACAACGTCGTGAACTCGGCGGACATCGGCAAGCAGGGCACGGTGTACCTCACGTACAACGCCAAGACCGGGAAGAACTGCGCGGTCACGATCCGCAAGACCAGCGGAGCGCCCGTGTCCGTCTTCACCTACCTGGGAGTCTCCGAAACGGGTGCTTCCGACTTCGACAGCGGCAACTACACGTCGTACGCCGGGCCCGTCTACGTCTACGGGAAGGGCTACTGCGTCGACTGGGCCGGCGGCATCACCAACCAGGAAGTGTGGACCTACGGCTCGAACTGCGGCGCGCGGGTGGCCACCCGTGTGACGAAGACCGACGGCGCGACCCTGCGCTCGAAGGTCGCCGAGCCGAGCGCGACGGTGGCGGGCGGCACCCGCTGA
- a CDS encoding ABC transporter permease: MFFTYLRRELRRRRKAALVVASGLALGIALVIVVNSVSAGMGNAQDKVLQSLYGLGTDMTVTKAAPAATGGGTDRPRFRFDAQDGDGKAQSSDRVVVQGFETLASSTVTKVADQSGVSGAVGGLSLNVLKINGQFTRGEFKPDENGGTRREGGGGGGTGGRVSGGGANFDVDSFTLYGADVTEPALGPLTSSKITSGRTFKTTETDAKVAVVDSAYAKKNNLSVGKTLTVSGTKYSIIGVATADSGDAAANAYLPLKQAQTLSDSKDKITTVYVKASDSQQISAVKSTIQKNIPGTTVTTSADLADTVSGSLSTASDLATSVGKWLSIAVLIAAFLVAGLLTSSAVSRRVREFGTLKALGWKSGRVTRQVIGEALVNGLLGGVLGIALGVGGAYLVTAISPTLKAQIASASTGRGGFGGGGGGGGGGGGFGGGQARQTASKALDVALTAPVSLATIGIAVALAVGGGLIAGGFGGWRASRLRPADALRRVE; encoded by the coding sequence ATGTTCTTCACATACCTCCGGCGCGAACTGCGCCGCCGCAGGAAGGCGGCGCTGGTCGTCGCCTCCGGGCTCGCGCTCGGCATCGCGCTGGTGATCGTCGTCAACTCCGTGTCCGCCGGTATGGGCAACGCCCAGGACAAGGTCCTCCAATCGCTGTACGGCCTCGGCACGGACATGACCGTCACCAAGGCCGCGCCCGCCGCGACCGGGGGCGGCACGGACCGGCCCCGGTTCAGGTTCGACGCGCAGGACGGGGACGGCAAGGCGCAGAGCAGCGACCGCGTGGTCGTCCAGGGCTTCGAGACCCTGGCGTCCTCCACGGTGACCAAGGTCGCCGACCAGAGCGGCGTCTCGGGCGCGGTCGGCGGCCTGAGCCTGAACGTCCTCAAGATCAACGGCCAGTTCACCCGGGGCGAGTTCAAGCCCGACGAGAACGGGGGCACCCGCCGCGAGGGCGGCGGGGGCGGCGGCACCGGCGGCCGGGTCTCCGGGGGCGGCGCCAACTTCGACGTCGACTCGTTCACCCTGTACGGCGCCGACGTCACCGAGCCCGCGCTCGGCCCGCTGACCTCGTCGAAGATCACCTCGGGCCGTACGTTCAAGACGACGGAGACGGACGCGAAGGTCGCGGTCGTCGACAGCGCCTACGCCAAGAAGAACAACCTCTCGGTCGGCAAGACCCTCACCGTCTCCGGGACGAAGTACAGCATCATCGGGGTGGCCACGGCGGACAGCGGCGACGCCGCCGCCAACGCCTACCTGCCGCTGAAGCAGGCCCAGACCCTGTCCGACTCCAAGGACAAGATCACCACGGTCTACGTGAAGGCGTCGGACTCGCAGCAGATCAGCGCGGTCAAGTCCACCATCCAGAAGAACATCCCCGGCACGACCGTCACCACCTCCGCCGACCTCGCCGACACCGTCTCCGGCTCGCTCTCCACCGCCTCCGACCTCGCGACCAGCGTCGGCAAGTGGCTGTCCATCGCGGTGCTGATCGCCGCCTTCCTCGTCGCCGGCCTGCTCACCTCCTCGGCGGTCAGCCGCCGGGTACGGGAGTTCGGCACCCTCAAGGCACTCGGCTGGAAGTCCGGCCGCGTCACCCGCCAGGTGATCGGCGAGGCCCTCGTCAACGGCCTCCTCGGCGGAGTGCTCGGCATCGCCCTCGGCGTCGGCGGTGCCTACCTCGTGACCGCCATCAGCCCGACCCTCAAGGCACAGATCGCGTCCGCGTCGACCGGACGCGGCGGCTTCGGTGGAGGCGGCGGTGGAGGCGGCGGTGGCGGCGGCTTCGGCGGCGGTCAGGCGCGGCAGACCGCGTCCAAGGCCCTCGACGTCGCGCTCACCGCGCCCGTGTCCCTCGCCACCATCGGGATCGCCGTGGCCCTCGCGGTCGGCGGCGGCCTGATCGCCGGCGGCTTCGGCGGCTGGCGCGCCTCCCGGCTGCGCCCGGCGGACGCGCTGCGCCGGGTCGAGTAG
- a CDS encoding L,D-transpeptidase codes for MEIRVMTDSKRRRGLMAASALLGGVLVLSACSDGGDKDAGAADSTKSSQAQVDEAAAKATSEAKIVIAPGDGASNAGINDDAKVTVTKGTLTDVTMTTADGTAVKGTVAADGLSWKPDGQLERSTTYKIAATAKDGKGRKAFENASFTTVSPANSFIGNFTPEDGSTVGVGMPVSINFDKAITDQKAVQDGITVTSSSGQQVVGHWFSQQRLDFRPDQYWKGGSTVTLKLNLDGVEGAKGLFGVQQKTVTFKIGRNQVSTVDAKAKTMTVTQDGKTIKTIPISSGSPDNPTYNGQMVISEKFKETRMNGATVGFTDDDGKGEYDIPDVPHAMRLSTSGTFIHGNYWGAPSVFGSVNTSHGCVGLQDVKGAGDANMPAAWFYDHSLVGDVVIVKNSPDKTIKPDNGLNGWNMSWSEWQAGSQA; via the coding sequence ATGGAGATACGTGTGATGACGGACAGCAAGCGGCGCAGGGGCCTCATGGCCGCGTCCGCACTGCTCGGTGGCGTACTGGTCCTTTCGGCCTGTAGCGACGGTGGCGACAAGGACGCGGGAGCCGCCGACAGCACGAAGTCCTCGCAGGCCCAGGTGGACGAGGCGGCCGCCAAGGCGACGTCCGAGGCCAAGATAGTCATCGCACCCGGGGACGGGGCGTCGAACGCCGGCATCAACGACGACGCCAAGGTCACGGTCACCAAGGGCACGCTCACCGACGTGACCATGACGACCGCCGACGGCACCGCCGTCAAGGGCACGGTCGCCGCCGACGGCCTCAGCTGGAAGCCCGACGGGCAGCTGGAGCGCTCCACGACGTACAAGATCGCCGCGACGGCGAAGGACGGCAAGGGCCGCAAGGCCTTCGAGAACGCCTCCTTCACCACCGTCTCGCCCGCCAACAGCTTCATCGGGAACTTCACCCCCGAGGACGGCTCCACCGTCGGCGTCGGCATGCCGGTCTCGATCAACTTCGACAAGGCGATCACCGACCAGAAGGCCGTGCAGGACGGGATCACCGTCACGTCGAGCAGCGGCCAGCAGGTCGTCGGCCACTGGTTCAGCCAGCAGCGCCTGGACTTCCGCCCCGACCAGTACTGGAAGGGCGGCTCGACGGTCACCCTCAAGCTGAACCTGGACGGTGTCGAGGGCGCGAAGGGCCTCTTCGGCGTCCAGCAGAAGACCGTCACCTTCAAGATCGGCCGTAACCAGGTCAGCACGGTCGACGCCAAGGCGAAGACGATGACCGTCACGCAGGACGGCAAGACGATCAAGACGATCCCGATCTCCTCGGGTTCGCCGGACAACCCCACGTACAACGGTCAGATGGTGATCTCCGAGAAGTTCAAGGAGACCCGGATGAACGGCGCGACGGTCGGCTTCACCGACGACGACGGCAAGGGTGAGTACGACATCCCCGACGTCCCGCACGCCATGCGGCTGTCGACCTCCGGCACCTTCATCCACGGCAACTACTGGGGCGCCCCCTCCGTCTTCGGCAGCGTCAACACCAGCCACGGCTGTGTCGGCCTCCAGGACGTCAAGGGCGCGGGCGACGCCAACATGCCCGCCGCGTGGTTCTACGACCACTCCCTCGTCGGTGACGTCGTCATCGTGAAGAACTCCCCGGACAAGACGATCAAGCCCGACAACGGCCTGAACGGCTGGAACATGTCGTGGTCCGAGTGGCAGGCCGGCTCCCAGGCCTGA